The following proteins come from a genomic window of Miscanthus floridulus cultivar M001 chromosome 2, ASM1932011v1, whole genome shotgun sequence:
- the LOC136540264 gene encoding uncharacterized protein, producing the protein MPKTTSSPSPTISAMNPLLPSPSFPKSPHPPDPNPSSPNPSPCSYLLHADADDEALIQIPGQSPSLVGASAPFALLPSIDPAPHVSSQFYTFSAASYGLMLRCIRAGRSASSDEVRGATSLSVLASWRAVWKDRNEDTAYLTAWKRIQDKLAASPDGRHLHFKSNAAQRVSHVGMWRDIVSEAHADPDLLRHLAFKDTVDRIKQSWTVGAKFYGIPESFIRVCVAACSVCKAAPAGQPDSAISSPGRGKRRRRFEYTETLDVPARDVPRRLQQLAAKHKVVLCIRQKYIRYKPFMAEVKDYACHRAGVPTSNSGSAASSASNSEGKKARVLKREPYQSKRCGCGFRIRAIVPIANYNEKDKTFVYLEEGTAVFKLYAVHSGHEPGPLDGNARIVHRLVGHKGALEFDPDIYGVSEEGDPTFSTKGDEDVDIDDSHQAVLQQVRELRSEVLLLEGKVAKMHPELLGSLSTELSEVLHRIRKFNLEGNVYQQETLMVGNEEVRGWGSGDVSHQLDQHDQAFCKDDEMLDDDDTDFGSSLGPIVSWDRMAAECEDRKMLMGDSPKCDKWMLKDDVGDFDAKSILNCGDDDGVEDSKVIKPLMHDDTMVTDPSLVGIHVEGFYTGPKWYDSPGLDSSVDGGDSSFRHGGIV; encoded by the coding sequence ATGCCGAAGACCACCTCGTCGCCGTCTCCCACCATCTCCGCCATGAATcccctcctcccctccccctccttcCCCAAATCACCCCACCCGCCGGACCCAAACCCTAGCTCCCCGAATCCTAGCCCCTGCAGCTACCTCCTccacgccgacgccgacgacgaggCGCTGATTCAAATCCCCGGCCAGAGCCCTAGCCTGGTGGGCGCCTCCGCCCCCTTCGCGCTGCTGCCGTCCATCGACCCGGCCCCGCACGTCTCGTCGCAGTTCTACACCTTCAGCGCCGCCTCCTACGGGCTCATGCTGCGCTGCATCCGCGCGGGCCGCTCCGCCTCCTCCGACGAGGTCCGCGGCGCCACGTCGCTCTCCGTGCTCGCCTCCTGGCGGGCGGTCTGGAAGGACCGGAACGAGGACACCGCCTACCTCACCGCGTGGAAGCGCATCCAGGACAAGCTCGCCGCGTCGCCCGACGGCCGGCACCTTCACTTCAAGTCCAACGCTGCGCAGCGCGTCTCCCACGTCGGCATGTGGAGGGACATAGTCTCGGAGGCGCACGCCGACCCCGACCTGCTCCGGCACCTCGCGTTCAAGGACACCGTCGACCGCATCAAGCAGTCGTGGACTGTGGGGGCCAAATTCTACGGTATACCAGAATCATTTATCCGTGTATGTGTTGCTGCATGCTCCGTTTGTAAAGCTGCGCCTGCTGGCCAACCTGATTCCGCTATCTCATCTCCTGGACGTGGGAAGCGGCGGCGCAGGTTTGAATATACTGAGACATTGGATGTGCCGGCTCGAGATGTGCCTCGTAGGTTACAGCAATTGGCTGCCAAGCACAAGGTTGTCCTTTGTATAAGGCAAAAGTATATAAGGTATAAGCCCTTCATGGCTGAGGTGAAAGATTATGCGTGCCACCGTGCTGGAGTGCCGACCTCAAATAGTGGGAGTGCTGCATCCTCAGCCAGTAATTCCGAGGGTAAGAAGGCGCGGGTTCTAAAGCGAGAGCCATACCAGTCAAAGAGGTGTGGTTGTGGGTTCCGTATTCGGGCAATTGTGCCAATAGCTAATTataatgaaaaagacaagacTTTTGTGTACTTGGAGGAGGGCACTGCAGTGTTCAAACTTTACGCTGTGCATTCAGGGCATGAGCCAGGGCCACTTGATGGCAATGCACGAATTGTTCACAGGTTGGTTGGTCATAAGGGAGCTCTTGAGTTTGATCCAGACATTTATGGTGTCAGTGAGGAAGGTGATCCTACCTTTTCAACAAAGGGGGATGAAGATGTTGATATTGATGACTCGCACCAGGCGGTCTTGCAGCAAGTACGGGAGCTGAGATCAGAAGTTCTCTTGCTAGAAGGGAAGGTGGCTAAGATGCACCCTGAATTGTTGGGGTCACTGTCCACCGAGCTGTCTGAGGTTTTGCACAGGATTAGGAAGTTTAATTTGGAGGGTAATGTCTACCAACAGGAGACATTGATGGTAGGCAATGAAGAAGTCAGGGGATGGGGGTCAGGGGATGTATCTCACCAATTAGACCAGCATGATCAAGCGTTCTGCAAGGATGATGAGATGcttgatgatgatgatactgACTTTGGCTCAAGCCTTGGACCTATTGTCTCGTGGGATAGGATGGCAGCAGAGTGCGAGGATAGGAAGATGCTCATGGGTGATAGCCCAAAGTGTGACAAGTGGATGCTTAAGGATGATGTGGGTGACTTTGATGCGAAGAGTATTCTTAACTGTGGGGATGATGATGGTGTGGAGGATTCCAAGGTCATCAAGCCATTGATGCATGATGACACCATGGTAACTGACCCAAGTTTGGTAGGTATTCATGTAGAGGGATTTTACACTGGACCAAAATGGTATGATTCACCAGGTTTGGATTCCAGTGTTGATGGTGGGGATAGCAGTTTTAGGCATGGTGGAATCGTGTGA